From a region of the Mycolicibacterium sp. MU0050 genome:
- a CDS encoding aldehyde dehydrogenase family protein has protein sequence MREYLKFYIDGRWVDPIESKTLDVDNPTTEQVSGRIAIGGAADVDAAVEAARKAFTTWSQTSVDDRLAVLGAILAEYQKRSSDLADAVSEEMGAPASLAAGPQVQMGMGHLATAIEVLKKFEFEEQHGSTLVVREPIGVCGLITPWNWPINQIACKVFPALATGCTMVLKPSEVAPYSAQIFTEIIDAAGVPAGVYNLVYGDGPGVGAALSSHPDIDMVSFTGSTRAGVDVAKNAAPTVKRVTQELGGKSPNIVLDDADFAKSVAAGVSVMMMNSGQSCNAPTRMLVPASRMAEAVAIARETAAAVKVGDPSDKNAIGPVASKVQFDKIQGLIQQGIDEGATLVVGGLGRPDGLDTGYYVKPTVFADVTNDMTIAREEIFGPVLCILGYDDLDQAVEIANDTDYGLAGYVSGVDMETARAVARRIRAGSVAINHSFDISAPFGGFKRSGNGREWGHFGFDEFLETKAALGYAPQ, from the coding sequence ATGCGCGAATACTTGAAGTTCTACATCGACGGCCGGTGGGTCGATCCGATCGAGTCGAAGACGCTCGACGTGGACAACCCGACCACCGAACAGGTCTCCGGACGCATCGCGATCGGCGGTGCCGCCGACGTCGACGCCGCGGTCGAGGCCGCCCGCAAGGCGTTCACCACGTGGTCGCAGACCTCTGTCGACGACCGGCTCGCGGTGTTGGGAGCCATCCTGGCCGAGTATCAGAAACGTTCCTCCGACCTGGCCGACGCGGTCAGCGAGGAGATGGGCGCGCCGGCGTCGCTGGCGGCCGGCCCGCAGGTGCAGATGGGAATGGGGCACCTGGCCACCGCCATCGAGGTGCTGAAGAAGTTCGAGTTCGAGGAACAGCACGGCAGCACCCTGGTGGTCCGCGAGCCGATCGGGGTCTGCGGCCTGATCACCCCGTGGAACTGGCCCATCAACCAGATCGCCTGCAAGGTGTTCCCCGCACTGGCGACCGGCTGCACCATGGTGCTCAAACCCTCAGAGGTCGCGCCCTACTCGGCGCAGATCTTCACCGAGATCATCGACGCGGCCGGGGTACCGGCCGGGGTGTACAACCTCGTATACGGCGACGGGCCCGGCGTCGGCGCCGCGCTGTCCAGTCACCCCGACATCGACATGGTGTCCTTCACCGGGTCCACCCGCGCCGGCGTCGACGTGGCGAAGAACGCGGCCCCGACCGTCAAGCGGGTGACCCAGGAACTCGGCGGCAAGAGCCCGAACATCGTGCTCGATGACGCCGACTTCGCCAAGAGCGTGGCCGCCGGAGTCTCGGTGATGATGATGAACAGCGGGCAGAGCTGCAATGCGCCGACCCGGATGCTGGTTCCGGCCTCCCGGATGGCGGAGGCCGTTGCCATCGCGCGGGAGACCGCGGCGGCGGTCAAGGTCGGCGACCCGTCGGACAAGAACGCCATCGGGCCGGTGGCCTCCAAGGTGCAGTTCGACAAGATCCAGGGGCTCATCCAGCAGGGGATCGACGAGGGCGCCACGCTGGTCGTGGGCGGCCTGGGTCGTCCCGACGGCCTCGACACCGGTTACTACGTCAAACCCACCGTGTTCGCCGATGTCACCAACGACATGACGATCGCGCGGGAGGAGATCTTCGGTCCGGTGCTGTGCATCTTGGGGTACGACGATCTGGACCAGGCCGTCGAGATCGCCAACGACACCGACTACGGGCTCGCCGGCTATGTCTCCGGTGTGGACATGGAGACCGCGCGGGCGGTGGCCCGCCGAATCCGTGCGGGTTCGGTCGCGATCAACCACAGCTTCGACATCAGCGCGCCGTTCGGCGGCTTCAAGCGCAGCGGTAACGGCCGTGAGTGGGGGCACTTCGGTTTCGACGAGTTCCTGGAGACCAAAGCCGCGCTGGGGTACGCGCCGCAGTAG
- a CDS encoding TetR/AcrR family transcriptional regulator, translating to MSGHPGGSSAPTRQRLIDVAIELFKRHSVAGTSLQMISEELGLTKSAIYHHFRTREELLTAVMEPLIAEVAALVEAAESLRGVRARADHMLVGYAALAATHRELLPLFTGDPGVAALLRTRAEWGAVIERQMALFADVEPGLGGRVKAGLVMSGIASAAGGDFGDVDEAALRDALIAAGRRTLGLRALPGRDTRAT from the coding sequence GTGAGCGGGCACCCGGGCGGCTCCAGCGCGCCGACCCGGCAGCGACTGATCGATGTGGCGATCGAGCTGTTCAAACGGCACAGCGTCGCCGGCACGTCACTGCAGATGATCTCCGAGGAGCTCGGGCTGACGAAGTCCGCCATTTACCACCACTTCCGCACCCGCGAAGAACTTCTGACTGCCGTGATGGAACCGCTGATCGCCGAGGTGGCGGCGCTCGTCGAGGCCGCCGAGTCACTTCGCGGTGTGCGCGCCCGCGCCGACCACATGCTCGTCGGATACGCGGCGCTGGCCGCGACGCATCGTGAGCTGCTGCCGCTGTTCACCGGCGATCCGGGCGTGGCCGCGCTGCTGCGTACCCGAGCCGAATGGGGCGCGGTCATCGAACGTCAGATGGCGCTGTTCGCCGACGTCGAGCCCGGACTGGGCGGACGCGTGAAGGCCGGACTGGTTATGTCGGGGATCGCGTCGGCCGCCGGCGGCGACTTCGGCGACGTGGATGAGGCGGCACTGCGGGACGCGCTCATCGCCGCCGGGCGCCGCACGCTCGGTCTGCGTGCGCTACCGGGCCGGGACACCCGAGCCACCTGA
- a CDS encoding glycoside hydrolase, with product MTLVRHSLRRAVCGAAAGVLALALSLGGATADPSADALAKLNELSSQAIQAREAVTAAQRDVDAKAAAQAAADDRRRADREALDAANAQLAPHQEAVNRLAAMTYMSGRGGQMATVLTATSPSQLIDQLGLQRTVSATMAEQIRVFIEARDRAASAAAASERSAAAARAAAEQATAVRTDLQAKWKELLRQIAAAEAQYAALTPQQQAAFDSAVPPPPPPEAAPAPEDPAILAMPGEPSLAAAVLDIPEALPIGVANEAGLQPNTVLAARAVSARFPQIANIDGVRPDSKPWHPRGLAIDIMIPNHNSPEGIALGDQILEFAMANAGRFGLQDVIWRGTYYTPAGPQATGYGHYDHVHITTLPR from the coding sequence ATGACCTTGGTGCGCCATTCACTTCGGCGAGCGGTGTGCGGCGCTGCGGCGGGTGTTCTGGCGCTGGCCCTGTCGCTGGGCGGCGCGACCGCGGACCCGTCGGCCGACGCGCTGGCCAAGCTCAACGAATTGTCGAGTCAGGCGATCCAGGCCCGCGAGGCCGTCACCGCAGCCCAACGGGACGTCGACGCCAAGGCGGCCGCTCAGGCGGCGGCCGACGACCGCCGGCGTGCCGACCGCGAGGCTCTCGACGCGGCGAACGCCCAACTTGCGCCTCATCAGGAGGCCGTCAACCGGCTGGCCGCGATGACCTACATGAGTGGGCGCGGCGGTCAGATGGCCACCGTGCTGACCGCCACCTCGCCGAGCCAGCTGATCGACCAGCTGGGTCTGCAGCGCACGGTCAGCGCCACGATGGCCGAACAGATCAGGGTCTTCATCGAAGCGCGTGATCGCGCGGCGTCGGCCGCGGCCGCCTCGGAGCGTTCGGCCGCTGCGGCCCGCGCCGCGGCCGAGCAGGCCACCGCCGTGCGCACCGACCTGCAGGCCAAGTGGAAGGAACTGCTGCGCCAGATCGCGGCCGCCGAGGCCCAGTACGCGGCGTTGACGCCGCAGCAGCAGGCCGCGTTCGACAGCGCCGTCCCGCCGCCCCCGCCGCCGGAGGCCGCGCCGGCCCCGGAGGACCCGGCGATCCTCGCGATGCCCGGCGAGCCGTCGCTGGCGGCCGCCGTCCTCGACATCCCGGAGGCGCTGCCCATCGGCGTCGCGAACGAGGCCGGGCTGCAGCCCAACACCGTGCTGGCGGCCCGGGCCGTCAGCGCGCGGTTCCCGCAGATCGCGAACATCGACGGGGTGCGGCCGGACTCGAAGCCCTGGCACCCGCGCGGCCTGGCGATCGACATCATGATCCCGAACCACAACAGCCCCGAGGGCATCGCGCTCGGTGACCAGATCCTCGAGTTCGCCATGGCCAATGCCGGGCGGTTCGGGCTGCAGGACGTGATCTGGCGCGGCACCTATTACACGCCGGCCGGGCCGCAGGCCACGGGGTACGGCCACTACGACCACGTGCACATCACGACGCTGCCGCGCTGA
- a CDS encoding excinuclease ABC subunit UvrA, whose amino-acid sequence MDEDRRARRQDPDSHVRVYASRVHNLKAVDVAAPRDSFVVFTGVSGSGKSSLAFGTIYAEAQRRYFESVAPYARRLLLPQDAPKVDDITGLPPAVALQQRRGTATSRSTVGTVTTLSNLLRMLFSRAGTYPPGAEERLDSDAFSPNTSIGACPECHGLGRIHEVTEQTLVPDPSLTIREGAVAAWPGAWQGQNLRDILITLGYDIDQPWRKLPKRQRDWILFTDDQPTVEIDPSRHPVTADYYYNGTFSSAERHVRHTLANSQSATMRRRVLQYVHSTDCAVCGGAGLRPEALAVTFAGHTIAELVALPLTALAEVLAPAAARTEFAAAYESTESGEFTEVATMIAADLVARIAVLVDLGLGYLSLHRRTPTVSPGELQRLRLATQLRAGLFGVLYVLDEPSAGLHPADAEPLLDVLERLRRAGNSLFVVEHDMDVVRRAEWIVDVGPGAGELGGHVVYSGPVDGLADVEASVTRRYLFADGMPAQRATRSPVGVMRLRGITFHNLRDVDVDIPLGSFVAVTGVSGSGKSTLVCKVLGDVMAAQLGRSVDLVGDGADDDAELLDIDVDSSVGVRVSGAETIDRLITVDQRPIGRTPRSNLATYTGLFDAVRKRFADTPEARRRGWSAGRFSFNVAAGRCDTCQGEGFVAVELLFLPGTYATCPTCGGARYSAETLEITYRGHTIADVLAQTVDEAADFLSDLPGAARSLTTLREVGLGYLRLGQPATELSGGEAQRIKLATELQRVKRGHTLYVLDEPTTGLHPADVELLERQLHRLVDAGNTVVVAEHDMSVVAGADHVIDLGPGGGDDGGAVVVAGAPAVVAAEKRSRTAPYLAARLGTA is encoded by the coding sequence GGGTCTCCGGGTCCGGCAAGTCCTCGCTGGCGTTCGGCACCATCTACGCCGAGGCCCAGCGCCGGTACTTCGAGTCGGTGGCGCCGTACGCCCGCCGGTTGCTGCTGCCCCAGGACGCCCCGAAGGTCGACGACATCACCGGCCTGCCACCGGCGGTCGCGCTGCAGCAGCGCCGCGGCACCGCGACGTCGCGGTCGACGGTCGGCACCGTCACCACGCTGTCGAACCTGCTGCGCATGTTGTTCTCCCGCGCCGGAACCTATCCACCCGGGGCCGAGGAGCGACTCGACTCCGATGCCTTCTCCCCGAACACCAGCATTGGCGCCTGTCCGGAATGCCACGGCCTCGGCCGCATCCACGAGGTGACCGAGCAGACGCTGGTGCCCGATCCGTCGTTGACCATCCGCGAGGGCGCGGTGGCCGCGTGGCCGGGCGCCTGGCAGGGCCAGAACCTGCGGGACATCCTCATCACGCTTGGCTATGACATCGACCAGCCGTGGCGCAAATTACCCAAGCGGCAACGGGATTGGATCCTGTTCACCGACGACCAACCCACCGTCGAGATCGATCCGAGCCGGCATCCGGTCACCGCGGACTACTACTACAACGGCACCTTCTCCAGCGCCGAGCGCCACGTCCGGCACACGCTGGCCAACTCGCAGAGCGCGACCATGCGGCGCCGGGTGCTGCAGTACGTGCACAGCACCGACTGCGCCGTCTGCGGCGGCGCCGGACTGCGGCCCGAAGCGCTCGCGGTGACCTTCGCCGGCCACACCATCGCCGAGCTGGTTGCCTTGCCGTTGACGGCCCTGGCCGAGGTGTTGGCGCCGGCGGCGGCCCGGACGGAGTTCGCGGCGGCCTACGAATCCACCGAGTCCGGTGAGTTCACCGAGGTGGCGACCATGATCGCCGCCGACCTGGTGGCGCGGATCGCCGTGCTGGTCGATCTGGGGCTCGGCTATCTGAGCCTGCATCGCCGCACCCCCACGGTGTCGCCGGGGGAGCTGCAGCGGCTGCGGCTGGCGACGCAACTGCGCGCCGGGCTGTTCGGCGTCCTCTACGTCCTCGACGAGCCGTCGGCCGGGCTGCATCCGGCCGATGCCGAACCACTGCTCGACGTGTTGGAGCGGCTGCGGCGGGCCGGTAACTCACTGTTCGTCGTGGAGCACGACATGGACGTGGTGCGGCGCGCCGAGTGGATCGTCGACGTCGGTCCCGGCGCCGGTGAGCTCGGCGGCCACGTGGTCTACAGCGGGCCGGTGGACGGCCTCGCCGACGTCGAAGCGTCGGTCACCCGCAGGTACCTGTTCGCCGACGGCATGCCCGCTCAACGCGCCACCCGCTCGCCGGTCGGAGTGATGCGCTTGCGCGGCATCACCTTTCACAACCTGCGCGACGTCGACGTCGACATCCCACTGGGCTCGTTCGTGGCCGTCACCGGCGTGTCCGGGTCGGGAAAGTCGACGCTGGTCTGCAAGGTGCTCGGCGACGTGATGGCGGCTCAGTTGGGTCGATCGGTCGACCTCGTCGGCGACGGTGCCGACGACGACGCCGAACTCCTCGACATCGACGTCGACTCCAGCGTGGGTGTGCGTGTCTCCGGCGCCGAGACGATCGACCGCCTCATCACCGTGGATCAACGGCCGATCGGCCGGACGCCGCGGTCGAACCTGGCGACCTATACCGGGCTTTTCGACGCCGTGCGCAAGCGGTTCGCCGACACCCCGGAAGCGCGGCGGCGGGGCTGGAGCGCGGGCCGCTTCTCGTTCAACGTCGCCGCGGGCCGGTGCGATACCTGCCAGGGCGAGGGTTTCGTCGCCGTCGAGCTGCTGTTTCTGCCGGGCACCTACGCCACCTGCCCGACGTGTGGCGGGGCGCGCTACTCCGCGGAGACTCTCGAGATCACCTACCGGGGACACACGATCGCCGACGTGTTGGCGCAGACCGTCGACGAGGCGGCCGACTTCCTGAGCGATCTGCCGGGCGCGGCGAGGAGCCTGACGACGCTGCGGGAGGTCGGGCTGGGCTACCTGCGGCTGGGGCAGCCGGCCACCGAACTGTCCGGCGGGGAGGCCCAGCGCATCAAGCTGGCCACGGAGTTGCAGCGGGTGAAACGCGGCCACACCCTGTACGTGTTGGACGAGCCCACCACGGGCCTGCACCCGGCCGACGTCGAGTTGCTGGAACGGCAGCTGCACCGGCTCGTCGACGCCGGCAACACCGTCGTGGTCGCCGAGCACGACATGTCGGTGGTGGCCGGGGCGGACCATGTCATCGACCTCGGACCCGGCGGCGGCGACGACGGGGGCGCCGTCGTGGTGGCCGGCGCGCCGGCCGTGGTGGCCGCCGAAAAGCGCAGCCGCACGGCGCCTTATCTCGCCGCGCGACTGGGCACGGCGTGA
- a CDS encoding SDR family oxidoreductase — protein MSIDFGQKERTAFDLSGKVVVVVGAGQSPGPGMGNGRAISMLAARHGAEVVAVDLNPAAVKETVELIVAEGGKAYAVEADVADKDDCQRIFDTAMATSGRVDGMVYSVATNPPFDFETNSMTVENFNYGLNVNMLGCYHCNLFAAQCMTKNPGDSTGSIVNISSIASMKNEIGMNIGLMPYALGKCGLNQITEIAAVQYAGDGIRVNTLMLGPIDSVLANRDTQELFGVDADEATERHNEVVKLKMGRGTVWESAYAALYLLSDESRFMTGQQLRLDGGATLVR, from the coding sequence ATGTCGATCGACTTCGGTCAGAAGGAACGGACGGCGTTCGACCTGTCCGGCAAGGTCGTCGTGGTGGTGGGCGCGGGCCAGAGCCCCGGCCCCGGCATGGGCAACGGGCGGGCCATCTCGATGCTCGCCGCGCGCCATGGCGCCGAAGTGGTCGCGGTGGACCTCAACCCGGCGGCGGTGAAGGAGACGGTCGAGCTGATCGTCGCCGAGGGTGGCAAGGCGTACGCGGTCGAGGCGGACGTCGCCGACAAGGACGACTGCCAACGCATCTTCGATACCGCCATGGCGACCAGCGGTCGGGTGGACGGCATGGTGTACAGCGTTGCGACGAATCCACCGTTCGATTTCGAGACGAACTCGATGACCGTCGAGAACTTCAACTACGGCCTCAACGTCAACATGCTCGGCTGCTATCACTGCAATCTGTTTGCCGCGCAATGCATGACGAAGAACCCGGGCGATTCGACGGGAAGCATCGTCAACATCTCGTCGATCGCGAGCATGAAGAACGAGATCGGCATGAACATCGGCCTGATGCCCTACGCGCTGGGCAAGTGCGGACTGAACCAGATCACCGAGATCGCCGCCGTGCAGTACGCCGGGGACGGGATCCGCGTCAACACGCTGATGCTGGGTCCGATCGACTCGGTACTGGCCAACCGAGACACGCAGGAACTGTTCGGTGTCGATGCCGACGAGGCGACGGAGCGGCACAACGAGGTGGTCAAGCTCAAGATGGGCCGCGGGACCGTCTGGGAATCGGCCTATGCCGCACTGTATCTGCTCTCCGACGAATCACGGTTCATGACTGGCCAGCAACTCCGTCTCGACGGCGGCGCCACCCTGGTGCGCTGA
- a CDS encoding DUF1906 domain-containing protein: MQVSRRDALRYAAAASAVVGLGATAATHAPTANAAAPTLIDFAMRQIPAQDIRAAGHAGVINYVSTSRPGSSFGAKPITLPYARSLTAAGLVIVSNYQYGKPGGTAPSDFTRGYPGGVADARTGWNLHTAAGGGRNAPIYFSVDDDVDRHTWDTLVLPWFRGINSVLGVQRTGIYGGIKPCQWAAAEGVIGKSRTPGKVWAWQTRSWSQGQIFPGAVLYQRIIDTASNPGPLVGGSRVDVNDVLAQDCGQWNFHP, translated from the coding sequence GTGCAGGTATCCCGGCGTGACGCGCTGCGCTATGCCGCCGCGGCGTCGGCCGTGGTCGGCCTCGGCGCCACCGCGGCGACGCACGCACCCACTGCCAATGCCGCAGCACCCACCCTCATCGACTTCGCCATGCGCCAGATCCCGGCCCAGGACATCCGCGCCGCCGGCCACGCCGGGGTGATCAACTACGTCTCGACCTCGCGGCCCGGCTCGTCGTTCGGCGCCAAGCCCATCACGCTGCCCTACGCACGGTCGCTGACGGCGGCGGGCCTGGTGATCGTCAGCAACTACCAATACGGCAAGCCGGGCGGGACGGCGCCGTCGGACTTCACCCGCGGCTACCCCGGCGGCGTCGCCGACGCCCGCACCGGCTGGAACCTGCACACCGCCGCGGGCGGCGGCCGCAACGCCCCGATCTACTTCAGCGTCGACGACGACGTCGACCGCCACACCTGGGACACCCTGGTGCTGCCCTGGTTTCGCGGCATCAACTCGGTGCTGGGAGTACAGCGCACCGGCATCTACGGGGGCATCAAACCCTGCCAATGGGCTGCGGCCGAGGGCGTCATCGGCAAATCGCGCACCCCCGGCAAGGTGTGGGCCTGGCAGACCCGGTCCTGGTCACAGGGCCAGATTTTCCCCGGCGCGGTGCTCTACCAACGCATCATCGACACCGCCTCGAACCCCGGACCGCTGGTCGGCGGCAGCCGCGTCGACGTCAACGACGTGCTGGCCCAGGACTGCGGCCAGTGGAACTTCCATCCCTGA